A single Primulina eburnea isolate SZY01 chromosome 11, ASM2296580v1, whole genome shotgun sequence DNA region contains:
- the LOC140805958 gene encoding thaumatin-like protein 1, protein MDSSTSTTLFTIFLLYIFRQKGVVDAATFTLVNKCSQTVWPAILGHPAMDTTGFELPKGGSRAFQSPTGWSGRFWGRTGCTFAGSGRGSCATGDCGSGQVECNGAGSTAATLAEFTIGSGSMDFYDVSLVDGYNLPVMVDVSGGSGQCQSTGCVEDLNKLCPAELRTDDGGACRSACDAYGKPEYCCRGEFGSPSTCKPSAYSQMFKNACPKSYSYAYDDATSTFTCTAADYLITFCPTHPSQKSSNGTGNDSGPEDGSGVGSGSGSMPEAMLADGSWLANLAIGGSSRTRSLGATLRIVAAVVHLPSTVVLLV, encoded by the exons ATGGATTCTTCTACTAGTACTACTTTATTTACCATCTTTCTGCTCTACATCTTCCGACAAAAAG GAGTGGTTGATGCTGCAACTTTTACATTAGTAAACAAGTGTTCTCAGACTGTTTGGCCTGCGATTCTTGGCCATCCGGCCATGGACACTACCGGATTCGAGCTACCCAAGGGAGGCTCTCGGGCATTCCAGTCTCCGACCGGGTGGTCGGGTCGGTTTTGGGGCAGAACCGGTTGCACTTTCGCAGGCTCGGGCCGTGGATCCTGCGCCACTGGCGACTGCGGCTCCGGCCAGGTGGAGTGCAACGGGGCTGGCTCCACCGCCGCCACACTGGCCGAATTCACCATCGGGTCGGGTTCTATGGATTTCTACGACGTCAGCCTCGTGGACGGATACAATTTACCCGTGATGGTGGACGTCAGCGGCGGCTCCGGACAATGCCAATCCACGGGCTGCGTGGAGGACCTGAACAAGCTGTGCCCGGCTGAGCTGAGGACCGACGACGGAGGCGCGTGCCGGAGTGCTTGTGATGCGTACGGCAAACCAGAATACTGTTGTAGGGGGGAGTTCGGGTCTCCTTCGACGTGCAAACCGTCGGCGTACTCGCAGATGTTCAAGAATGCGTGCCCGAAATCTTACAGCTACGCGTACGATGATGCCACCAGCACTTTCACTTGCACCGCCGCCGACTATTTGATAACCTTTTGTCCCACCCACCCAAG CCAAAAATCAAGCAATGGAACAGGAAACGACTCCGGGCCTGAGGATGGTTCCGGTGTTGGATCGGGGTCCGGGTCAATGCCGGAAGCTATGTTGGCGGACGGGTCATGGTTGGCAAATTTGGCGATTGGGGGCTCGTCTAGAACACGTTCTTTGGGTGCCACCCTTCGAATAGTAGCAGCCGTTGTACATCTGCCTTCCACAGTAGTACTTCTGGTGTAA